A region of the Cydia fagiglandana chromosome 20, ilCydFagi1.1, whole genome shotgun sequence genome:
ATTGaataaagacttgtcttgacaactataagataggggtttaaaggtatgtgcacaaccctttaaatgacaaataaaagtacaggagtagaaaaaatacctaaagatacagagtatagttgtGTGCATGCCCAGTTGGGCATGTGCTTCGGTAGAGGGGAAATAATGCGAATGACGACTCCCTTCTCGGTGTTGCTcaaaggtacagtcgccatctgaTAAATCGGAGCGACCAAGatgcttaaaaatatctgaacacgactctaacgccttgacaataaaggcgtgttcagatatttgtgagcaccttggccgctccgatacataTGATGGCGCCTGTAGTTACTATAAGTTAGAAAGGGTAATTCTTTAGCTTAGCGAATCCCGTGGCAGGCACGCAGCGATGGTTGATATTGTAAGAGTCGACCACGTCCATGTCGGCGGGGCTCAACTCAAAGTCGAAGATGTCCAGGTTTTCGGCTAGGCGGGACTGCGTGAAAGATTTCGGGATAACGGGGATGCTGCGTTGGATCTAGAAATTATGTAAGACGTTTAGTGCATTTACGAACTGTATTTaaatcgaccgggatatggaccgtgattactaataccaaagacatatgtaactccgtataagatgaataaagtctaagaaaaaaacgtgcctcagaaatcaagaaaaagtcattctcgcatagatggcgcacacacctttagcctattctcggctagatggcgtgacgacaccgtttcatatttaacaattataacacatagatatcagtgaatgaaaatgatataaaaataataaaatcatttatccatatatattcatttttttgataattttatacgtgtttattttgagttatagtcgtggtcgtgtgtcgatagatggcagtaaatttacagtgactacaacatttactatgacaggacccctctatactatctattctttttgctaataCTTAATGTCCCAATAAAGACGACACTTTACAGGGTTTAAAGGTAAAACATGACGCGGCTGACGCGCTATTACTGCTAGACAAATTTATATCATGGCCGGgtctttaaaacaaaatttcgAACGAAGCATACCACGCCTTTTTCCAAGCACCATCGTAAAGGTCATATTATAGGCAACTAGCCCGGTTATAATTTCTGTCAAGTAGCCTAGCCGGTATAATGATCAAGTCTacatacagcttggcaaaaaagagtagaaaattaaaaagtggcaacactgtagtgtcatcccgtcttcttatatatatttgtttgaaagggacgacactacagtgttgccactttttaatttctagagGCTAAGTCATCTCACCAGATTTCTAAGCACGACCTGCGCCCTGGTCTTCCCATGTTGCTCGGCGACCCGACCAAGCGCCGCGTCCGTTTTTATAACATCTTTGCCTGCAAACTCCGGCCGAGCCTCCGATAGTAAGCCTAGCGCGGTGTACGCTATTGGGACTACGCCATTGGCTTTGCAGAAGTTGACTAGCTCGTGGTTAGTCAGCGTCGGGTTTATCTGAAATGTAATTGTATCTATAGGATTACATTGTAGATTTTATTTGAAGTGCTGAAAATTGTACTTACACATTGACATTCCTATAATCTCCAATCCGTTATCTGACAAGTGCCTTAATCTGTGCAAGATCACTCGCGACAGCTGGTCGGCGTTGAAGTTAGAAACACCGATGCCGCGCGCTTATAGGCTAACACACACCATTCCAAGCTATCTATCTCTAACATGTCTGACGTTAAGTTACTTCTATCTGATTCACAAGCGGCTTGATCTGCTCAACCCGTATCACTCGCTGCAGCTGGTCGGCGTTGAAGTTAGAAACGCCGATGCCGCGCGCTATTAGGCTAACACACACCATTCCAAGCTATCTATCTCTAACATGTCTGACGTTAAGTTACTTCTATCTGATTCACAAGCGGCTTGATCTGCTCAACCCGTATCACTCGCTGCAGCTGGTCGGCGTTAAAGTTAGAAACGCCGAAGCCGCGCGCTAGGATAACACACACCACTCCAAGCTACCTCAAACCTGTCTGACGTTAGGTTACCTCTATCTGATTCACAAGCGGCTTGATCTGCGCAACCCGTATCACTCGCTGCAGCTGGTCGGCGTTGAAGTTAGAAACGCCGAAGCTGCGCGCTAGGCTAACACACACCACTCCAAGCTACCTCTAACCTGTCTGACGTTAGGTTACCTCTATCTGATTCACAAGCGGCTTGAGCTACGCAACCCGTATCATTCGCTGCAGCTGGTCGGCGTTGAAGTTAGAAACGCCGATGCCGCGCGCAAGGCACACACACCACTCCAATCCACCTCTAACCTGTCTAACGTTAGGTTACCTCTATCTGATTCACAAGCGGCTTGAGCTACGCAACCCGTATCATTCGCTGCAGCTGGTCGGCGTTGAAGTTAGAAACGCCGATGCCGCGCGCAAGGCACACACACCACTCCAATCCACCTCTAACCTGTCTGACGTTAGGTTACCTCTATCTGATTCACAAGGGGCTTGATCTGCGCAACCCGTATCACTCGCTGCAGCTGGTCGGCGTTGAAGTTAGAAACGCCGATGCCCCGCGCTAACCCCCGACGCGCGGCTTCTTCCATTCCGCGCCAGGTTTCCAGATAGTCGATACCCATATCCTCTCCAGAAGCCTGGAAATacgatattttaatttataattaactagCTATAGAATATCCTTTATCCGTACTATAAGACTATACAATATCCTTTATCCGTACTCAAAGAATCTGTATCCATATAACATATATCGGTACAATAGTTTTGGAGAAGTAGCAGACACACAACCAGCGACGCGGAGAGCAGCAAATCCGCATTCATGGCCaaggaattcaataaaaatttCCTTATCATTTCGTACACACACTGTATCAAACAGTGCTATCAATAATTTAAGTTAGTATGTATAGCTTTTTATATCCTTTTATTAAGTAATTAAACCCTCCGCTTTTGAATCAAATGCCATTTTAATTTTGCATCATTTGGCTTTCTCGGATCTTAACATTAGCACTAGAGGAAAGCTCCTACTATGACCCTTGTTAAAAAGAAATATCGTTTTCCGTATAAATTTaggatgatttaaaaaaaagtattaggaTAAGACGGTTAATACAATACAGTTCAATGACATAAGAATACCTTAATGATATAATAAACACTATAATTAAACACGATGACAGGGATGTTTTTTCAGCAAATGATAAAAATCAGCATCGTTATCCAACACTACGATTACCTACGTTAGATTacattataagtacctacctacatttcatTAGGTACATTTGTATTAGGTATCCGCTGTCGGTTGAGCGAATGAAATAATTTAACAATTACATTGATACTAGCTTttacccgcgacttcgtctgaaATTGTAATGTGGGTAGTTTGTTTTCATCCAATCTGCTTTtgatcatggtataataatatactccgcctggtactctcttcccgtattttctaggtcacctgactgacacaagcctacgtcatcatgcgagagcgctatatgataatatgcgatagcgctatatatagcggccatgttattgtgacgtacgCCTGTGTCattctgggaagagaagaccatgttttattagactatgctttTGATtgattttccatacaaaattccaCCCCTCTTGTCACCCGTAACAATGTACACgaaaaccttcctcaagaataactctatcgataggtgaaaaccgcatgaaaataatacataatacacAGTAAACAGACGCAGTTTTATCAGGTATAGTGATAGTAAGGGATTTGCATAGATTTGCATGCAAATCTATATTACCTACCCACAAACGATTAGTTTGCGATATGAATCTATTAGATCTATTAGATCGCATGCATTCCAAAATTTAATAcgcattaaattaaaatattccaTCAGGCAGGTTATGCTCACTTCGAGTGAGGACTTGAAGTGCAATTGACAATGTCTAGGATCACTTGTCTTGTAATTATGGTTCTCATTAGCGTAAATTATGTTTGGGTAAGTCATTGAACTATTATTGTTATTACTACGTGATAGGTACATAAAGACACacatattatgattatgatggcGCTAGCTGTCACGAAAACAAGTGCTCCGCGatgttttattgttaaaaaatattaaattctaacaatatgaaataaataagtataagtCTAACATGTAAATAACTATCCATAAAAACTGTGAAAGTGTTATCTAAGTGCAATATGACCAAGAAGTGTTGTAAATTTACAAATGACTACAGACGTGTTATTGTTTGTTTTAAGACTAAATTTCAAACAAAACTATGATTAAGTGACAACCAACCGTGTTAAAATAGTGTGATACAGTGACTTAtgcaacaaaatacaaatacaaatacaaatacaaatagtttatttccaaaaaacatgagaacatTTACAGTTTATACTGACCCCCACACTAGGCATAAGCCTGTCCCGTGAGGGAAAACATACGATTAACTTAAAGATAGGTATTACATAAGCACTAAAAACTGCGAAGTGATTGCAAATaagaatattgtaaatataaaaGTGACCGTTTCAacatttaaattgttttgaacTTTGACCCCTACCATATCAGCATATCATCGTGTGTATTTGTAAACGACATTCTTACAGTCCTAAAATTCGTCCAGTACATCTACGCATACATGGCGTTGTAGTAAATGTTATGGCTGTGAAACCGTGCGACCAAGTTCGATTCCTACGATCGggataactttttgtatttttattttttactatgtGCATGTAACAAACAGTTTGAGTTCAAGTTCGATCCCCGGGTGaaaaagtttttttcttttttaaatttattttatttttttgttaaaaaaaataatctaaaACTTTTAACAATTTGTAACACAACCATGGCGCCGAATCCTgcctgcaaaaagtgtaaaaaaataatacaagttAAACACTACCTGAAATGTTCATGTTGCAAACAAACATACTGTCTCACCTGCACCAATACTGAGAAACGTTATAACTTAATGGATAGGTCTGCTAAATCTAAGTGGACTTGTATGAACTGTAATAAGAAAAAAGACCAAGAATACAAAACTATAGCTCAACAAAAAAGACTATCTAGTACTTCAACATCTACGCCAAATTTCAACGTAAAGAATGCAAAGGAGAGGTGTAAGCTAGAGACTGTAGAAATAGCTACACCGGTCGAGACAGAAGTATTAGAGCCGGTAGATAACAGCGAAGTACAAGATTCTTCACAAACGAATATTCAACCTACGTCAGAAAATATCACCACAAGGCGAAAATATAACCTACCAGTACAGAATTCTTTTGATTCTTTATCCCAAGATGAAAGTTGCTCAGATCTTTCAGTTTTGGAAAACACCCTAAACACAAGTTGTCCTGACGTGTCGTTAAGCCGAAATATACACACGGAAGCCGAAAAATGTGAGGATGGACATTCTCAGAGTGAATTGAATATGACAGGAAACACTAATACACATAGTTTGCCTAACATACA
Encoded here:
- the LOC134674739 gene encoding aldo-keto reductase AKR2E4-like yields the protein MVVEVPKIQLGNGQTMPIVGLGTYARKAEPGQYRQAVEWAIEAGYRHIDTASSYHNEEEVGQGIANAISKGLVTRQELFVTTKLWNDCHAEADVIPALEKSLARLKLDYVDLYLVHWPVSVDASGEDMGIDYLETWRGMEEAARRGLARGIGVSNFNADQLQRVIRVAQIKPLVNQIEINPTLTNHELVNFCKANGVVPIAYTALGLLSEARPEFAGKDVIKTDAALGRVAEQHGKTRAQVVLRNLIQRSIPVIPKSFTQSRLAENLDIFDFELSPADMDVVDSYNINHRCVPATGFAKLKNYPF